One genomic segment of Scophthalmus maximus strain ysfricsl-2021 chromosome 3, ASM2237912v1, whole genome shotgun sequence includes these proteins:
- the parapinopsina gene encoding parapinopsin a gives METVALQGNSSASHGSVDEELLSQTGFTTLAAIMGVFSVAGIILNVLVIVVTVSHRKLRQPLSYALVNLAICDLGCAVFGGLPTTVTSAMGYFSLGRVGCVLEGFAVAFFGIASLCTIGVISVERYIVVCYPMGAVLFQTRHAVGGVVLSWVWSFVWNTPPLFGWGSYELEGVKTSCAPNWYSRDVGNMSYIIIYFSLCFAVPFSIITVSYSRLLWTLRQVTKLQVSEVGITNRVEVQVARMVVVMVLAFLVTWLPYAAMALAVILDSSLYIDPVMATIPVYLAKSSTVYNPIIYVFMNRQFREYAVPTILCGWNPWASDPQTSEVESTVASLNKSQKVSPKQSLKE, from the exons ATGGAGACTGTTGCCCTCCAAGGAAACTCCTCAGCGTCTCACGGCTCAGTCGACGAAGAGCTCCTCTCTCAGACTGGCTTTACAACACTGGCCGCtatcatgggtgtgttttctGTAGCGGGGATCATTCTCAACGTCCTTGTGATCGTGgtgacagtgagtcacagaaaGCTGAGGCAGCCTCTCAGCTATGCCCTGGTCAACCTGGCCATATGTGACCTGGGCTGTGCCGTGTTTGGAGGTCTGCCCACCACAGTAACCAGCGCCATGGGATACTTTAGCCTGGGACGTGTGGGCTGTGTGTTGGAAGGCTTCGCTGTCGCCTTTTTTG gtATAGCAAGTCTCTGTACAATAGGAGTCATTTCTGTTGAACGCTACATAGTGGTGTGTTATCCCATGGGCGCCGTGCTGTTCCAGACCAG ACATGCAGTCGGCGGGGTGGTGCTGTCCTGGGTGTGGTCGTTTGTGTGGAACACTCCGCCTCTGTTTGGTTGGGGGAGTTATGAGCTGGAGGGAGTGAAGACCTCCTGCGCCCCCAACTGGTACAGTCGGGATGTTGGCAACATGTCCTACATCATCATATACTTCTCTCTTTGCTTTGCCGTGCCCTTCTCCATCATCACAGTGTCCTACTCGCGGCTCTTGTGGACCCTACGTCAG GTGACCAAGCTGCAGGTATCTGAGGTGGGAATCACAAACCGTGTAGAGGTGCAGGTGGCACGTATGGTAGTGGTCATGGTGTTGGCCTTCCTAGTCACCTGGCTGCCATATGCTGCCATGGCCTTGGCTGTCATCCTAGACTCCAGTCTATATATTGATCCTGTTATGGCCACCATACCTGTTTATTTGGCTAAAAGCAGCACCGTCTACAACCCcatcatttatgttttcatgaaCAGACAG ttccGAGAATACGCCGTGCCCACCATCCTGTGCGGATGGAACCCGTGGGCCTCAGACCCACAAACGTCTGAGGTTGAGAGCACTGTTGCAAGTCTCAACAAGAGTCAAAAAGTCTCGCCTAAACAATCTTTGAAAGAATAA